The genomic segment CGAATATTTGATTTACTAACATTTGACGTTATTAAAAAGTCAAGAGTCATTATCACTCGGTTTTAGAGACCCTTTAATAATTACGTTACATTCATGACAAACCTTTGTTCTTAAGTCGATTTTTAAGTGCATTTTAAGGTCGATGCAACGTTGTCAGTGTTAGTTTATGACGTCATGCAAGGTCGTTACATACAACGTCCGGTTGCTTGACTGTAACAAGACGTTGTGACCCTCGACGTTAAtaaaacgtcgtgttacaagtTACTAGAGTTTCTTGTACTTACGTCATAATTCCAACCAGAAATTTTGGTTGTTTGATTCTTTGATTTTCACGAAGAAAGAAAActcaataaattctttaaaatttcaatatatttactACTGTATCGTCAAACCTACGCTCactaaaacttgaaaaaactCGCATGCTTCTCATAATAGGCCTCCAAAGGCAAAcgcttaaaataaaacttatccACCCACTTGGAAATCTGGTTGGCGTGAAACTCCCTGGCACTCCTCACGCTACCGGAGTCCAAAGGGTTTTCCCCACGTAGATCCGCATGGTGGGCCGCATCCGGTATAAGAACCGCGAAAATTTGCGAGGAAACGTTAGTCATCACCCCACCGCTGGACCACGGATCCAACAATCCATTACTGAACACAATATTAGAGGCAGAATCTATGAGTTTCCCTCCGAACTCCAAGATGGCCACCCGTTCACTCCTGGGACGTACCTTAAACATGACGTCACAATTCAGGGAAAACTCCTCGAAGTTCCATGGAGCGTTCTCGAATAGATCTTCGTCGGTGGAGCACATCGGCATCACCATATCGGTGCAGGTCTGTAATTAGGCAGAATATAATGAGAACTAAAAGTTCACTGGTTACTTACCTGGAAGTTCCATCCAGATTCTCCTAAGCTCGGTAGGGCGGTGGCGTTGAGGTCGTTACATTTGACGCTCTTGGTGTAGTTGGTGTAGATCTTCAGCCCTTTGGCCACAGCGGTTACTGGATCATCTACACTATCGATTTGCGAGCACATTTCTTTTACTGGATGACCGGGCAGAGGTGCCAAGAAATCCGTGGGATACGGATAGTTAACCATGACCAAATTACCATAAATCTCGCTGATCCAGTCGACAAGATCATTGACGTCAGATGAAGAATTTAGCTTTGAACACAGTCTGAATTCCTCGGTTAAAGTTGCTCTGCCTGCATCGGTTGTACCCGTTGACCTAAAACCTGCATAACATACAACACAACCTGCGATAACTTTATGGACCAATCACCTGATGGCACTCCAAGATGACTTAATTGTATCCACACACCTCTCAGACCCTTGAGTTCTCACCACATCCGTTAAAATCTTATTGAAGCTTCCGCATGGGACCAGTCCAGAGAGGGACCAAATGGGCGCTGAGCTAGCGATAGCTCCCTCGACGCTATACGGGTATTTCATCCTGAGGTAAGCCGAGAGCATCCCACCGTAGCTACCTCCGAAAGCTATCACAGGCAGTTTGGTGAGGGAGCTGCCGTTCTTCACGTATTGCTTTTGGAGGTCATCGATGAGGTAGACGTAGTCGGCTAACGCTTGCTGGGCGCTGAGGTATCCGAGTTTTTCCGGTGAGTTGTAGGATTCGTTGCCGAACGGTAGAGTTTCACCGTAGAATCTGGAGTGAAATATTTATTGGTGAGTGTAGATTGATTGGGTGAATATAGCGGAAGAATCATGTGGAACAGAGTTAAGAAGTAGTGCTGTCTTAAGTTGAAATGAATTAAAACAATGGGTTGAAatgcttaaattaaattatggaAATAGCTTCAAATGTTTGgaatgaaatttgaaattacgTCAAAGGCTTGGAAGGAAATGTTTggacttatattgaaaaatcgCCTGAATATGATTcgaataaaagtaaaaaaactaatCTTAAGTCTCTCTTTTAGTGGTCAAGACATTGGAATTCTTATtctaggagtgcctgtaagaaacaaaagactttgtctcttattgacaactGAATATCATGGTTTCTcgtagttaaaatttaaaaattattgatttatggactacttTGAAGActgttttagtcttttttgaagaaatgactaaaattgaCACACTAAAAGTGAAGATATTgaatttcttattccaggagtgcctgtaagaaacaaaagactttgtctcttattggcaagtgaataccTTGGGATTtggtagtcaaaatttaaaaattattgatttatggactacttTGAAGACTGGTTTAGTCTTTTTcgaagaaatgactaaaattgaTACACTAAAAGTGAAGATATTGAATTTcctattccaggagtgcctctAAGAAACAAAAgactttgtctcttattgacaactAAATCTCAAGGTTTCtcgtagtcaaaatttaaaaattattgatttgtcgACTACTTTGAAGACtggtttagttttttttgaaaaaatgactaaaattgaTGCACTAAAAGTGAAGATATTgaatttcttattccaggagtgcctgtaagaaacaagaGACTTTGTCTCTTTTTGAAAACTGAATATCATGGATTTTcgtagttaaaatttaaaaattattgattcatgGACTACTTTGAAGACTGTTTtggtcttttttgaaaaaattactaaaattgaCACACTAAAAGtaaagatattggaattcttatttcaggagtgcctgtaagaaacaaaagaCTTTGTCtgttattggcaagtgaatatcttaggATTtggtagtcaaaatttaaaaattattgatttatggactacttTGAAGACAGTTTTAGTATTTTTcgaagaaatgactaaaattgaTACACTAAAAGTGAAGATATTGAATTTcctattccaggagtgcctctAAGAAACAAAAgactttgtctcttattgacaactAAATCTCAAGGTTTCtcgtagtcaaaatttaaaaattattgatttgtcgACTACTTTGAAGACtggtttagttttttttgaaaaaatgactaaaattgaTGCACTAAAAGTGAAGATATTgaatttcttattccaggagagcctgtaagaaaaaaagactttgtctcttattgacaactAAATATCTTGAGATTTGGtagtaaaaacttaaaaattattgatttatggactacttTGAAGACTggtttagtcttttttgaagaaatgactaaaattgaTGCACTAAAACTGAAGTTATTGGAATTcctattccaggagtgcctgtaagaaacagaagattttgtctcttattgacaagtgaatatcttgtgATTtggtagtcaaaatttaaatattattgatttatggactacttTGAAGACCTTTTTggtcttttttgaagaaatgactaaaattgaCACACTAAAAGTgaagatattaaaattcttattccaggagtgcctgtaaaaaacaaaaaactttgtctcttattgacaactGAATATCATGGTTTTtcgtagtcaaaatttaaaaattattaatttatggactACTTTAAAGActgttttagtcttttttgaagaaatgactaaatCTGACACACTAAAAGtgaagatattgaaattctttttCCAGGggtgcctgtaagaagcaaaagactttgtctcttattgacaactGAATATCTTGGGATTTgctagtcaaaatttaaaaattattgatttatcgACTACTTTGAAGACTACTTTAGTCTTTTTcgaagaaatgactaaaattgaCGCACTAAAAGTgaagatattggaattcttattccaggagtgcctgtaagaaacaaaagaCTTTGTCCCTTATTGACAACTGAATATCACGGTTTCTGgtagtccaaatttaaaaattaatgatttatggactactctgaagactgttttagtattttttgaaaaaatgactaaaattgaCTCACTAAAAGTGAAGATATTgaatttcttattccaggagtgcctgtaaaaaacaaaacactttGTCTCCTATTGACAACTGAATATCATGGTTTCtcgtagtcaaaatttaaaaactattgacTTATAGACTACTTTGAAGACTgtcttattctttttttaaagaaataattaaaattgactCACTACAAGTggagatattgaaattcttattccaggagtgcttgtaagaaacaaaagattttgcctcttattgacaagtgaatatcaTGGTTTCTCGTagtcaacatttaaaaattattgatttatggactattttgaagacatttttagtcttttttgaagaaatgactaaatTTGACACactaaaagtgaaaaaaaaaaagtgatttaaaaGTGATTTATGAACTactctgtataattttttagccttttttgaccaaatgacgaaagtcaagatattacaattcttaaaaattgtttttttctcttttaaggTTCGGCCCTTGTACTCCAATACACCTCAGCCTAAAAGTTTATTGTGCCCGTTCTTAAAATtagattaagaaaataaaaataaataggaatAATTGAAACAAGGCTTCAAATGCTCGGAATATAAAATGCAACAAACTGCCTTaaagtcttaaaataaaaaatcactggtcaaatgcctgaaataaaattaaagaatgaTTGTAAacgcctggaaaaaaaatttcaaattacgtcaaatatctggaataaaactaaaaataaagcttAAAATGCTTAGACTAAAttgaaaaatggctttaaataatttaaataaaatttaagaaatagtTTGTATGCTCTGAATAAAATATATCGATTATTTCATATgcttgaaagaaaattaaaaattttgaagcaATTAAGGAAATAGattcaaatgcttggaataatataaaaaattacctcaaaggtttggaataaaacaaaaaatggtttgaaatgcttttagtaaaattaaaacagaaatactTCAAAGCcttggaataaattttaaataaaaaattacgccAAATGCGTGAAAATAAACTCTTTTAAGGCAATTACTTTATAGTAACAATTAGTggaataaaattggaaaatggctttaaataagattaaaaaattcttgaaatgcTTGAAATAACGTTgaaaaatagcttcaaatgcgagtattaaaattgaaaactgtATTGACAAACTTACAATAGAACAATAGCATTTAAAGCGAATAGttgaaaaatggcttcaaatgcttgaaataaTACACTACCTGGAAGAATTTAAACGTTTCGtcaaatacctaaaaataaataaaaagtggcTTCGgatgctttaaataaaatttgaaaaaaaaagcttcaaatgcctggaaaaaattaaagattacgTCAAATACCTGCAAAAAAaggctttaaatgcctggaataaaattgtaaaataatttcaaatgcttgaattaaaatttaaaaattgtgaagCGATTAAGTGACAAAAATTTTGATGTTTACTGTTTATGGACCAGAGAAGTTTTAGGAACATTGAAAGATCTATAAGAGATCATTGATTAAAGAGTAAAAAGAGTTAAAGTTCACTTATTAAAGAGTAAGTTTAGAGACATTTAAGAGGACTAAGTTACGTTGGTAGAAGTACTGTAACGACCTCATAGTCTAGACACAAAGGTGCGACAATGATGGAGAGAGTGGCAACACACCTGGCGACATCTCGACACTTACGTAGAAGTTCAAgtctgaatattggcgcgaatttTAAAACGAAATGAAGTATAGCTAATAAATAAAGTGTAAATGGGTATTTTTTCTAGTAGTCTTAAGTAATTTTGTTTAGTAGGTATGtgtgtataagatttttaggcaattaaggaataaattaagaaaatagcttcaaatgtttggattaaagttgaaaaattactttaaaagtgtagctttaaatgcttggaataaaataaaaactaacttggaaaaaaatggaattttggaaaaaaagtgtgaaatatataattttttttaaataccccaAAAACACAAAAAGTATCAAACAACCCAGAAAATCATGAATTGCCTTTAAAATACATGATAACATTAAAAGTTGCCtcaaaaatttctttcaattttttgagaCATTCACTCATGTTTTTTTAACACACTATTCGTACCAAAAGACTTACTTTTGTCTAACACATAACAATGGTGATGaaacctgtatatttttacatatttctgTTGCAAGGTTTTACCCATAATGAGCTGAAAAATATGAACTTGTCATGAAAATACAGATCGATATTCTTCTATACCAgattcacaaaaaattaaattgtactTACCGGTGTTCAGCAAACACCAACAAAGCGTTCATCTTCTTCCCCAGATCGTACATAAATCCGGTATTTTGTGCAAACATGGTGATATCACCCTCATTTCCAGTGTAAAAAAAGATCGGATTTTCATCATTGTAGTAAGTATCGTTGACTAAGTAACGTAACTTAAACGTAACACTCGAAGTAAAACTAAGAaaccaattattaatttaataggaCTATTGGGAATTTTAGGGTGTAACTTACCTAAAATGGTCCAGAGGCATATCGATATACTTGGTGACGTATCCATACTGTTCCCCCATACAAATCGGGAATAAAACCCATAAAAAATTGCTGGCAAACCAGAACATTTTCGTTATTATTGAATTATTCCGCATAGACGCTCCTCGTTAAATGTTTCTTATCTTGACCTCTCGGTTAAACTGTTTATTCACAATCTCGCTGACTGGACAATAAACAAATAGAGTAATCTTTATATGCGTATTTAATCAATGGTTTAATAAAGACTTATACGTTCAAAAACCTTGATTTTTGGTATACTAAATGTTCAAGTACCCTTTCAGCTTATCACCATTCATTggaaaattcattattattatttttaatatagtaaGACCAATgcccttttttatttaagtgccaaataaacaaaaaatatttttgtttttctaagtataggaaataaaattaaaaaaactgcttcAAGGACTTGTAGGACATGAATATTGTATTCCACGCACAATTATCTCGCTGAAGAAAAATGTGGACTCCGTTTTACCAATAGTCAATTTTTCTAGCAAGGAACTTAACTTTTTCGAAGATAAAATAATTGCTAGGGCAGAAAAATGTGTAGAGGATAAACAGCCActggaaataataaataaagtcaaCGAAACCGAGTTAACACCGCTTCCAGTAAAGCAAATTTGTACCGGCTCAATCAGCAAAGAACAAAAACAACAACTTATCGAGCTTTTAAATGAATACAGAGATTCTTTTGCCATGACTACTGCAGAACTGGGCTGTTCTAAATCAACGTCCATGAAAATCACCCTTAATAATGATCAACCGTTTCACTATCGCCCTTACAGGATGTCTAAATCTGAGCAGGATATAGTCAAAGACATAGTGAACGAACTTTCGGAAGGAAATATCGTAAGAGAATCGGAATCTGAGTACTCTTCTCCTGTTTTGTTGGTTGGAAAGAAAAATGGAGAGAAAAggttatgtattatattaaggacagtaaaagaaaatcaacctCTTCCAAGGATTGACGACTAAATTGATAGACTTCGGTCGGGTCATTATTTTACTAGCCTTGATCTGAAGTTAGGATATTACCAGGTGCCACTAGAAGAAACATCCATGAGATTTACCGCCTTTGTAACACCAGAAGGACAGTATGAATTCAATAGGGTACCATTTGGTTTGACAAATAATGCACCTAGAGTTTTTCAGCGCTTCATGACGAAATTACTCAGACTAATCCGGGAAAATActtcattgtttttaaatgatGTACTTTTATTTGCCAAGACTGTGGAAGAagcactaaataaattaaaagatgctTAATTGGAATAAAGTGAGAAAATGGCttcaaagaagaaaaaaaattgcatcaaATGCTtcgaataaaaatgcaaaattactGAAAGCATTTGTCATacgaattaagaaaaaaacaagtcTTATCTgcactaaaattataaaatcactTAACCTAAGAATCTTATACATTTTTTGCCTGAAATTCAAAAGTGCAAGTCTCAATTGCCCGGAATAATAGAATCACCTTGAGGTAAGAAATATCTTGCctgaacaataaaaaaactcaactacctggaattattaAACCTTAGAAAGTTCTTtcacaaaatttagaaaatcacGTTTCAATGACCAGGAATTCATATATTTCTTGCCTGAAGTTTTAAGAAATCAAGTCTTAACTACCTGAAATCACTTAATCTAAGAAATTTATGAATTTCTTGcctgaaatttaagaaaacaattcgtttggaataaataaatcacTTAACCCGAGTTAAGGAGACTTGTACTAAAATCTACCTAGATATCCAATGTATAAATactagaaataaagaaaaaggcaCAAGACcacacatttttcaaaaaaactttatatatgtatgtataatactataaagctttaaaattgtttgtcttctaatattttttatttttactttaatataggACTTTTAAGCTATAGTATCAAgttgttttttgtaattaagACTAAAATACTCCATTGGAGGTTAAGTTTGAGACTTTTTGCTTTTAACATTATATGTTGTATAATTtgactaaattaaaaaagtttattcttagtattttactattataaacactaaaaaaatcaagtcttatttgcctggaataatagAACCAATTAATCGAAGAAACTCATACATTTCTTGCCTGAAATGTAAAAAATCaagactcaactgcctgaaataatctAACCTAATCACCAACCTAAGAAATTCCAAACTCTCATATTTCtggtcttaaattaaaaaaatgtctggaaaaaaatgtagtttgaaatgcttggaataatagaccttaaaatcaaaaatcgaaatatggcattaatgcctggaataataattaaatgccTCAATCTATTAATGTAAGAgtacatttaattaattgtattaattaaatgtacTCAATGtaaaattgaactaaaaagATCACGtggaatgcctggaattaaaaattatgtcaaatgcTTGAAATATATAAACGTCAAATTTCCtcttaaaaaacaagaaaaatgacTTTGAGcacttgttttaaaaaacagccTCAATAACccgaaaagaataaaaattacattaattgcatgaaggaaaataaaaaattgcttaaaatttttgtaatataaataaataatgtctttgaatgcctagaataaaatcTAAACAATTTATTCAAAAGCTTGGAATATGTAAACAAATCATTTCTATTGCtttaaataaaagtgaaaaatggGATGCCtataaaaaactgataaattaaatcaaattcttGAAATCATATCagcatcaaataaaataaaacgctTAAAATGTTTGCAATAATTAAGACAAATAGCTTCAATTTGTCTATGctgaaaaattgcttaaaattacaGGATAAATTGACTAATTATAT from the Anthonomus grandis grandis chromosome 10, icAntGran1.3, whole genome shotgun sequence genome contains:
- the LOC126741276 gene encoding lysosomal Pro-X carboxypeptidase-like, which codes for MRNNSIITKMFWFASNFLWVLFPICMGEQYGYVTKYIDMPLDHFSFTSSVTFKLRYLVNDTYYNDENPIFFYTGNEGDITMFAQNTGFMYDLGKKMNALLVFAEHRFYGETLPFGNESYNSPEKLGYLSAQQALADYVYLIDDLQKQYVKNGSSLTKLPVIAFGGSYGGMLSAYLRMKYPYSVEGAIASSAPIWSLSGLVPCGSFNKILTDVVRTQGSERCVDTIKSSWSAIRSTGTTDAGRATLTEEFRLCSKLNSSSDVNDLVDWISEIYGNLVMVNYPYPTDFLAPLPGHPVKEMCSQIDSVDDPVTAVAKGLKIYTNYTKSVKCNDLNATALPSLGESGWNFQTCTDMVMPMCSTDEDLFENAPWNFEEFSLNCDVMFKVRPRSERVAILEFGGKLIDSASNIVFSNGLLDPWSSGGVMTNVSSQIFAVLIPDAAHHADLRGENPLDSGSVRSAREFHANQISKWVDKFYFKRLPLEAYYEKHASFFKF